Proteins encoded by one window of Macaca fascicularis isolate 582-1 chromosome 10, T2T-MFA8v1.1:
- the LOC102144672 gene encoding ral-GDS-related protein: protein MSTVPDDTHQSLGIQVRGGWGVTGGREESLTVSITDTSQAGSFKVATQERNPQRAQMRLRKQKKGAVPFLGDFLTELHRLDLAIPDDLDGNSNKRRKEVRVLQEMQLLQVAAMNYRLRPLEKFVTYFSKMEQLSDKESYKLSCQLEPKSQ from the exons ATGAGCACTGTGCCAGATGACACACACCAGTCCCTGGGGATCCAAGTGCGGGGTGGCTGGGGTGTaactgggggaagggaggagagccTCACTGTCTCCATCACTGACACCTCGCAGGCAGGGAGCTTTAAGGTGGCCACCCAGGAGAGGAACCCACAAAGAGCGCAGATGAGGCTGCGGAAGCAGAAGAAG GGAGCGGTCCCCTTCCTGGGGGATTTTCTGACTGAGTTACACAGGTTGGATTTGGCCATCCCGGACGATCTGGAT GGCAACAGCAACAAGAGGAGGAAG GAGGTCCGAGTTCTGCAGGAAATGCAGCTGCTCCAAGTGGCTGCCATGAATTACAGGCTTCGGCCTCTTGAGAAATTTGTCACCTATTTCTCAAAAATGGAGCAGCTCAGTGACAAGGAGAG CTACAAGCTGTCCTGCCAGCTGGAGCCCAAATCCCAGTAG